AGGACGAGGCCGACCACGCCGCGCAGCACCTGCGGCGTGTTCGTCGGCAGGTGGAACTGCTGCGCGCCGATGTTGATCCACATGTTCTCGGTGCCGACCATCACGTAGGGGTCGCGCGTGAGCCCGAGCCCCGTCACGTAGAAGGCGGTCGCGGTCCGTTGGTCGGGCACCCACACGTTGACGTGCTCGAGTGCCAGGATGTTGCCGAGGTCCTGGCGGCGCCGGTCGTACGCCTCAGCCATCGCGAGCGCCCCCCTCTTTCACGATCTCCGGCAGCTCGACCTCGAGGACGAGCGGTCCGCCCGGCCTGATCCGGGCGCCCCCCCCCCCGGTCACCGTACACAGAGTCGGACGGGCACGCCAGCCGGTTCTCGGCCGGGCTCACGCCGAGCGACCGGGCAAGCCACCCGGTCAGTCATTCCGGGATCCCGCATCTCAGTCCGGCCACCGAGGGCGCCCCACTCGCGGTCGAGCTGCTCCCCCATGGCCGTCTCCACCACGCCCGAGCGCGTGAGGCTCACCACGCCTGCCTTGGAGGCCGAGCAGGGCATCATCAGGTGATTGCCGCCCCGGTATGCCGCGATGGAGGCCGTGGTGCTTCGCGATAAACTCCCTCATGGCGGTTCCGGACCTCCTTGGATGCTCTGGTCGATGGCCACCAACATCCTACAAGGCTTGGAACCGCCATCCCCGTGCGACCTCCGATGCGAATCCCGACAACGAGAGCACTCCGGTCACCCTCGCAACAAAGATCGTTGGGGCGCGGCGGGCCATCAGAGTCCCAGCCATGGCGTGCGCGGTCAGCCGTCTTGGCCCCAGCACGCTCCCCTGATGTCCGCCGTGGTCCCGGCCTTCCCGTCCATGAGGTAGCCGAGACCGAGCTGTAATCCTGGTCGCAAGATCCCTCGGGTTTGGTTGCGCCCGTCAGGCCGCGCTGTGCTCACAGCATCCTCGGCGCTCCGTGCGAGTCCTTTTCGGGCTGACGACGATGTTCGGGCGCCCCGGGCCCTGGGGCGAGGGTCCGAGAGGCGCAGCAAGCCACGATCACGAGTCGAGACGTGGCTCGGCTGCGGGGCGGTGATCTTGCGGAGGCCGAAGCGGGATTCATCGGGACGGCTCCGACGCGGAAGGGGGTCCCGTGGGCGATGGTGTAGTAGGATGCTGAGGCGTGGACGCCGGTGGACGCGGGCTGCCGCCCCGTGCCGCTTTGGGCGGGGAAGGTATCGATGGAACACCGGAACTTGGAGGGTCGGACGCCACGAATTCCTTGCCTTCGACCAACCGACACGCGAGTTGCGGGGCGCCGGAGGCGGGCGCGAGGGCTGCCGGCGCCCCGCGGCATGCCTGACCGCGCCATGACGGACCGCGACACGGTCCTCGTGATCGACGACAACGAGCGCCTCGCCGCGACCTTGCGCTCCTTCGTCGAGGAGCGGGGTTACGGGGCCGTCGCGGCCCACACGGGCCGGGACGGGCTGCGCGCGCTCCGCGAGCATCCCGTCTCCCTCATCCTGCTGGACCTGCTCCTTCCCGATGTCGACGGGATCAGCGTCCTCAGGGAGGCGCAGCGGATCGCACCGACCGTGGACGTCATCATCGTCACCGGCCACGCCACGCTCGACTCGGCGGTGGCCGCCGTCGAGGCGGGGGCGGCAGGATACGTGCTCAAGCCGCTGGACCTCGCGCGGCTGGGGGCGCTCGTGGACCGGACGCTCGAGCGCCAGCGCCTGCAGCGCGAGAACGTCAGGCTGCAGGCCGAGGCTGCCGAGCGTCTCCGCGAGGCCGAGGCCCTGCTCGAGATCTCGGGTGCTCTCACCTCGGCGCTGGATCTCCCGGAGGCCCTGAGGCGCTGCTGCCGGACGCTCGCGAGGCTCACCGGGGTGGACACGGCTGCGGCGTATCTGCACGACCGGGAGACGGACCTGCTGCACCCCGTCGCCGGGTACCACGTCCCGCAGGCGGACCGCGACGGCGTTCCCATTCCGGTCAAGGACCAGGGCTTCTCCCTGCCGGTATGGGAGTCGCGCCGGCCCGTGTGGTCGGTCGATATCCCCGGAGACCCCCGCTTCGCGCGCACGCTGTTCCGCTCCAGCCGGCCTGCGTCCGGCGTGCTCCTGCCGCTGATGATCGACGACGAGGTGGCAGGCGCCTTCTACCTGGTCTGGTGGAAGGAGAGCCGCCGGCTCGCGGAGCGCGAGCTCGGGCTTCTCGAGCACGTGAGCCGGCAGGCCTCGCTCCTGCTCCGGAACGTCCGGCTCTACACGCAGGGCGAGGCCGACCGCAGGCGGCTCCAGGCGCTCCACGAGGTGTCGCGGAAGCTCGCCGAGGTCCACGACGCCGACGAGGTGCTGTCCCTCCTCGTCGCGGAGGCCACGAGACTGCTCGCGGCCGAGGCGGCGGGGATCAGGCTGCTCGAGGGCGACGAGCTGGTGGCGGTGGCGCGCAGCGAGCTCGCCATGGTACTGATGTCCCGCCTCCGGATCAAGGTGGGCGAGAGCCTGAGCGGCCGGGTCGTGGCCACGGGCGAGCCCATCGCCGTGGAGGACATGGGGGAGGACACCCGCCACGACATGACCCACAAGCAGGCGGCGCTGCGCCTGGGCTTTCACAGCTACCTGGGTGTCCCCATGAGGGCTCGGGGCCGCACCCTCGGCGCGCTCAACGTCTATGCCAGGGCCCGGCGCCGCTTCTCGCCCGGCGATGTGGGGTTGCTGTCGTCCTTCGCCGATCAGGCATCACTGGCCATCGAGAAGGCGCGGCTGCTGCGGGAGACGCAGGCGGGGCGGGAGCTGCTGGAGCGCCTCCATGGCGTCGTGCTCGCGATGCAGGAGTCCGCGGCGCCCGCGGACCGGGTGCAGGCCTTCGCCAGGGCCGTTCGCGAGGTGATCGGCTTCGACCGCGCGGCGGTGTTCCTGGCGAGCGCCGACGGGGCCGCGCTGACGCTGGCGGCGGTTCAGGGCGAAGGGGCCGAGGTGCCGCCGACCAGCCTGCCGGTCTCTCCGGCGGCCGGGCCGCTCTACGAGGTGCTCCGGACCCGCCGGCCCCTGGCGGTCCTCAGCGCCGAGGCCCTGGCAGCGGCTCCCCCGCTGGATCCGGGCCGCCTGGCCCACCCCTTTCTGCGCACGGCGCGCTTCGTGGTGGCGCCGATCATGGTGGGCGAGGTGGTGATCGGCGTCGCCACGGCCGATAACAAGCCGAGCCGCCGGCCCATCCCGCCCGCGAGCGTCGGGCCCTTCGGGCTCCTCTGCCAGCAGCTCGGGGCTGTCCTGCACGAGGCCCGGCTCTACGAGGAGACCCGCACCCAGCACGCCCGGCTCGCCCAGATCCTCGAGTCCACCTCCGACGGCGTCATGCTCGTGGGACGCCACGGGCGCATCGAGGCGGCGAACCGACGCGCCGGCGAGATGCTGGGCTTCGAGCCTGCGGAGGTCGTGGGCGTGGGGCTCGACGAGCTCCTGACCGGCTACCGGAGCTTGCTCGGGGGGTGGGAGGAAGCGCGCGCCGCGCTCATGGCGCTGCTGGGTAATCCCGAGCGGGGCGGCGAGGGGGACTTGGAGCTCCAGCCCCGGCAGCGGACAATCCACTGGGTGGGGCGGCCCACGCGAGACGCCTCCGGAGCCACGGTGGGGCTCACGCTCACCTTGAACGACGTGACGCAGGAGCGTGAGGTGAGCCGGATGAAGTCGGACTTCGTGTCCTTCGTCACCCACCAGCTCCGGACGCCGCTGGCCGGCATGCGGTGGCTCCTGGAGCTGGCGCTCCAGGAGCCGGGGGTTCCGGAGGAGACGGGCTCCATGCTGCGTGACGCTCAGGAGGCCAACCAGCGTCTCATCTCCCTCGTCAACGATCTGCTCGATGTCTCCCGCCTCGAGAGCGGCAAGCTCTCGCTGTCGCCGGAGGCGACGGACCTGGGGCAGATGACCCGCAGCGTGCTCGACGAGCTGGCGCCGCTGGCGCGGAACAAGAGGCATCGGGTGGAACTGGCGGCGGGGGATGGGCTGCCGTCCGTGATGGTGGACCCGGGCCTCATGCGCCAAGCGGTGCTGAACCTCCTCTCCAACGCCGTGAAGTACACGCCGGCCGGCGGGGAGATCCAGGTATCGATCGTCCGCGCGGGGGTAGCGCTGCTGTGGGCCGTCCGGGACAGCGGCATCGGGATCCCCGCCGAGAGCCAGGGGCGCCTCTTCGAGAAGTTCTACCGGGCCGACAATGCCGTCGTCCTGGAGACCGAGGGCACCGGCCTCGGGCTCTACCTGGTGCGGCTCATCGTCGAGCGCTCCCGCGGCCGGGTGTGGTGTGAGTCGGAGCCGGGCCGCGGATCGGTGTTCAAGTTCACCATTCCCCTGATCGAGCGAGGGTGATCTCCATGTCCGGACAGCGTCTCCTGGTGGTCGAAGACGACCGGTTCCTCCGGCGGGCCTGCGAGAAGAGCCTGCGTCAGCGCGGCTACGTGGTCAGCGTGGCAGCGGACGGGGAGGAGGGGCTGCGGCTTGCCCGGGCGGAGCTCCCGGACCTCGTGCTGCTGGACGTGCTCATGCCCAGGATGACGGGGGTGGAGGTGCTCAGGGCGCTGCGGGAGGCCGAGGCCACACGGGGGATGAGGGTGCTCGTGCTGTCCAACTCCTCCCGCGAGGAAGACATGGCGGAGATCGGACGGCTGGGGGTGGCAGGCTACTGGGTGAAGGCCAATCTCTCGCTCCAGGAGCTCGGCGACCTGGTAGCGCGAGTCCTCGAGAGCTGATGCCGTGGGCCGCCCAGGCCAGAGGACGATCCTCCTCGTGGAGGACGACCGCTTCCTCAGGAAGGCGGCCGAGGCGGCGCTCCGCCAGGCCGGCTTCGCCGTGGTGACGGCCGCCGACGGGGAGCAGGCGCTCAGCGTGGCGAGGGCGGAGGCTCCAGACCTGATCCTGCTCGACGTAATCATGCCCAAGCTCCAGGGTTTCGAGGTGCTGGCAGCGCTCAAGCACGACGCCCGGACGGCGCCAATCCCCGTCCTCATGCTGAGCAACCTGGGGCAGGAGCAGGACGTCAGGCGCGCCATGGACGGCGGGGCCGCCGACTACCTCATCAAGGCGAACCTGTCGCTCCAGGCCCTGGTCAAACGGGTCCAGCAGGGGTTGGCGGGGGGCGCGGGCTAGCGGGCGCATGCGGGGCGCACGGCGCCGCGGGCGCGGGCGTCCAGTCGTATAATTACATGATGCGCACCTGGGACGACGTCCTGGACCGGCTGGTGCGCCACGTGGGCGGCAGGCGCGTGCTGGCGTTGCCGTTCCTGCGCGCCCTCGCGGTGGTCGCTGGCGTCACCTGGGTCCTCCTCACGCCCCAGTCGCATCCCCGCTGGGCCAGCCTCGTGGTGGCGGTCTCGGGGTTCCTCTGCTACAGCGTGGTCCTCGACCTGGGGCTCTGGCTCCGGCCCGCGCTGGTGCTGCGGCTCAACCTCCTGGTCCTGCTGGCCGACCTGGGTTTCGCGCTCACCCTCATCGGGCTGGCCGGAGCGGGCAGTACGCTCTTCCTGGCCCTCCTGCTGATCGCCGGGATCCAGTCCTACTACTACGGCACCCGGCGGGGCGTCGTGGTCGCCGCGGCCTCGTCCCTTGCCTACCTCGCGGTGGTGTGGCCGACCATCGACGAGATCGAGTGGGCGAACATCGCGATCCGGATCACCATGCTGCTCGGCACCGCCATCGGCGTAGGGATCCTGGCCCAGATCGAGGACGCCGAGCGGCTCAAGGTGGCCGTGCTCACGGCCGAGGCGCGGACGCGTGAGCGCTTCATCCGGAGCGTCGTGGAGAGCCTCCGCGAGGGGGTCGTCGCCCTCGGCCCCGACGGCTGTGTCCTCGCCTGGAACGCGGCCATGGAGGCACGCCACGGGATTGCGGAGGCCGACGTCGTCGGCAAGAAGTACGAGGATCTCTTCCCGGCCGCGCGGCGGGAGTCGCTCGGGCGCGCCATCGGGCGGCTCCTGCGGGGGGAGGTCGAGGGCTTCACCGTGGAGGCGGTGGAATTCGAGACATCGCCGGGCGGAACCGTCATCGCGAACGTGAAGGGGAGCCTCCTCCGTCAGCGCGGACGGCCCGCGGGCGCCGTGTTGCTGGTGGAGGACATCACCGACCGCATGGGCTTCGAGCGGTCGGCGCGCCAAGCCGAGAAACTGGCGGCGCTCGGGACCCTCGCCGCCGGGCTCGCCCACGAGCTGAACAACCCCATCGGCATCATCTCGTCACGGATCGAGTTGATGCTGCTCGACGCCGAGTCGCGCCCGCTGCCCGGGGAGGTGCGCAAGGACCTGGAGGTCCTGCACCGGAACGCGCAGCGGGTGGCCCGCATCGCCCAGGGGCTGCTGTCCTTCGCCCGGCAGTCGCCCGGCGAGCAGGCCCCGGTGGACGTCAACGACGTCGTGGAGGAAACCTTGCTCCTCGTGGACCGGCAGATCTCCAAGCACGGCATCGCGCTCAAGCGGAACCTCACACCCGGACTGCCGCTGGTCCGCGGGGACGGCAATGCCCTCCAGCAGGTGGTGCTGAACCTCGTGACCAACGCCCGGGATGCGCTCGCCGGAGGCGGTGAGATCGTGGTCGAGACCTGCGCGGTGCCCGGGCGGCCCGCGGCCGTGCAGGTGGTCGTCCGGGACACCGGCCCAGGCATCCCGCCGGAGACCATTCCCCGGATCTTCGACCCCTTCTTCACCACCAAGACCAACGGCACGGGCCTGGGGCTGTCCATCTCCCACGGCATCGTGCGGGACCATGGGGGCACGCTCGACGTGGAATCGCAGCCTGGGAAGGGCGCCACGTTCATCATCACCTTTCCGGGCATCGCCGCCGAAGGCCGGGCATGACGGCTCGCCGCGTGCTGATCGTGGACGACGAGGCCGACATGGTGGAGAACTGCGCGCGCATCCTGCGGCGCTCGGGACTCAGGTGCCTCACTGCGCTGGACCCGAAGGAAGGGCTCGCGCTGGTGGAGACGGAGCGCCCGGACGTGCTCCTGACCGACCTGAAGATGCCCGGCATGGACGGTCTCGAGCTTCTCCGCCGGGCCCGGGAGGTGGACCCCACGCTGCCCGTCATCCTGATCACCGCCTTCGCCACCATCGAGTCTGCCGTGGCCGCCATCAAGGAAGGGGCCTGCGACTACCTGCCCAAGACCTTCTCGGTGGACCAGCTGACCCTGACGGTGGAGCGCGCGCTCAGGCAGCGCCAGCTCCAGGAGGAGAACCGGAACCTGCGGGAGCAGCTGCAGGAGGCCTTCGGGCTCGAGAACCTCGTGGGCCGCAGCGCGGCGATGGTGCAGGTGTTCGAGCTGATCAAGAAAGCGGCGCGTTCTGAGGCCAACATCCTCATCCTCGGCGAGTCCGGTACCGGCAAGGAGCTCGTGGCGCGGGCCGTGCATGCCAACAGCCCGCGCGCGACGCGCCCCTTCGTGCCCGTGGACTGCGCCTCGCTGCCCGAGAATCTGCTGGAGTCCGAGCTGTTCGGTCACGAGAAGGGCGCCTTCACGGGGGCCATCAGGACCAAGCCCGGCCTCATGGAGACGGCCGACGGCGGCACGCTGTTCCTCGACGAGATCGCCGAGCTGCCTCTGGGCCTTCAGGTCAAGCTGCTCCGCGCGCTCCAGGAGCGCCAGGTCCGCCGAGTGGGCGGGACGGCGGTGTTGGACGTGGATGTCCGTGTCGTCTCCGCCACGAACCGGGACCTCCGCGAGTCCGTGGCCAAGGGGCAGTTCCGGGAGGAGCTGTACTACCGGGTCAACGTCATCGAGATCCGACTCCCTCCGCTGCGCGATCGGCTCGGCGACCTCAAGCTCCTGGCCCACACCTTTCTCAAGAAGTACGGGCAGGAGCGGTTCGGGGGCTTCGAGCCTGACACCCTGGCGACTCTCGAGGCCTACCAGTGGCCGGGCAACGTGAGGGAGCTCCAGAACATCGTCGAGCGGGCCTGCGCCCTGGCCGATGGCGACCGGATCACCCTCCGGGATCTTCCCGACCACATCCTGTCCGGCGGCCGGCGCCATGAGGCGCAGCCGGGGCGCTCCGTGGCAACCGGCGTCGCCGAGCCGCTGACCTCCGGGGCGGACCTTCCCCTCAAGGAGGCCAAGGAGCGCTGGCTGCACGTGCTTGAGGGCTCCTACCTGCGCGACCTGCTGGAGCGCCACGGAGGTAATATCTCCGCCGCAGCCAAGGCGGCCGGCATCGATCGGAAGACCTTCCACCGCCTGATCAGCAAGTACCAGATCAAGTGACGCCCCGTACCGCGGACGAGCGACCGTCACAGGAGGCTGGAATTCGCCGGGGCGGTGTTGTCCCACCGGGGAGCCTGGGTCCCACCGGGTCGCCTGCGGTTGCGCCGCAACGATTCGTCTTCATTGACGTTCAGCAGCTGGCACCCCTGTTGCTAGGTGACTTGCCAGGGTAGGGGATGACGCTGAGCAGCGCGAGGAGGCGGCCATGAAGGTCGAACGAATCCTGGTTCCGCTCGATGGGTCCTTGCTCGCGGAAGCGGCGATCAAGACAGCCGTGGAGTTCGCGCGGGACGGGGCGGCAGCCGTCGTGCTCCTGAGAGCTGCCGAGGCGCACACCCTGCCCGGGGCAGACCCCACGGAGGCGCAGGTGGCAGTGGTGCGCGAGGCCGAGGAGTACCTGGCGGCAGTGGCGGCCCGGCTCGCCGGGCAGGGCGTGAAAGGCATCGAGACGTCGGTGTGGTACGGGCCTCCGGCGACGGCCATCCTCGAGGCCACCCGGCTGCAGAAGGTGGACCTCATCGTGATGACGACCCACGGCCGGAGCGGACTCGGGCGGCTCATTCTCGGCAGCGTGGCGGAGTCCGTCCTGCGCGGCACCGCGACGCCCGTCCTGCTGCTGCGGGCGCCTGGCGCGCCGGTGGAGGCGCCCCAGGGCGCTGGGCAGGCGCGGCCTGGCCGGGAGGTGACCCGTGTATAGCCTCGCGGTCGTTCCGCTGGATGGCTCGCCGGTGGCGGAGGCAATCATCCCCTTCGTGCTGGAGATCGCGGGACCGCTGGACCTGGAGATCGCCCTGGTTCGCGTGCTGCAGCCGGTGCCGCCCCAGGTTATCGAGGGATCGCGGCACGTGGTGGTGGAGGACGTGCAGGCCAGGCGGCTCGACGCCCAGGAGTACCTGGCAGCCCTGGCGGCGGAACTGCGCGCCAAGGGCGTCCGGGCCCAGACGCACGTGCGGCGAGGCGACCCGCCGGCCGAGATCGTCGCCTGCGCCAGAGAGATCGGTGCCGACCTGATCGCGATGACGACTCATGGGCGCAGCGGCCTGGGCCGGCTGGTGTTCGGCTCGGTGGCGGAGGCGGTGCTGCGCCACTCGCACCTGCCGGTGTTCCTCATGCGGATGACCGAGGCCGAGGTGGAGCGGAGGGTCGGCCGGGAGGTCGCGGGTTGATCGCAACCGATCTGCTGTCGGTGGAGGGGATCAGACGGGGACTGCAGGCCGCCACGGTGGGACGGCAGCTCTACCTTTTCGGCGAGGTAGAGTCCACGAACGTCGCGCTCAGAAGGCTGGCGCGCGAGGGGGCGGTGGAGGGGACGGCGGTGCTGGCCGAGGCGCAGCGCGCGGGCCGGGGCCGCCTCGGGCGCCAGTGGTTCTCTCCCAGCGGCGTGAACCTCTACGCCTCCGTGCTCTTCCGGCCGCGCTTCGCGCCCCGGCAGGCGCCGTGCTTCTCGTTCATCGCCTCGCTTGCGGCTGCCGATGCGGTGAAGGAGCTCGGGCCGAGCCCGGCCATCAAGTGGCCCAACGATGTGCTGGTGGAGCGGAAGAAGGTGGCGGGCTCCCTCGTGGAGTGCGTGACCCGGGGGGACGAGATCGAGTGCCTGATCCTCGGCGTCGGCATCAACGTCAATGTCCCGCTGCCCGTGCTTCGCGCGGCGCTGGGGCCCGCGGGCGCAAACGCCACCTCCCTGGCCGCGGTGCTCGGCCGCGAGGTGGACCGCAACGCCCTGGCTGCCTCCTACCTCACGCATCTCGACGCGTGGGCCCGCCGCCACCAGGCGGAGGGGGCCGAGCCGATCGTCGCCGCCTGGCGCGAGCGGGACATCCTCACCGGCCGCCGCGTCGAGATCAGGGGCGAGGGCGAGCACTTCGAGGGCCGGGCCGTGGGAGTCGACGGAGACGGCCACTTGCTGGTGGACGACCCCCACGGACGGCGCCATCTCGTGCTGACCGAGGAGGTCAGGATCCTCGAGTAGGGGCGCCGAGAAGAGGAGCTGCACGATGAGCACGATTCGCCGCATCCTGCACCCGACGGATTTCTCCAAGGCCTCGGGCGCGGCCTTCGCCCGGGCGGTGGAGATGGCGCGGACCAACCGCGCCGAGCTCCTGGTGGCCCACGTGCTGACGCCGGCCGTGCCCATGGTCGGCGACGGATATGTCTCCCCGAAGGTCTACCAAGAGATCGAGGCCTCCGCCCGCGCGGCGGGCCAGAAGCACCTGGGCGCGCTGGTGGCCAAGGCCAAGAAGGCTGGTGCGCGGGCCAAGGGGCTCCTGCTCGAGGGCGTCCCGCACGACCGCATCGTGCGTGCCGCCAAAGCCAAGCGCGTGGACCTGGTCGTCATGGGAACCCATGGCCGGACCGGGCTCGCCAGGTTCTTCCTGGGCAGCGTGGCCGAGCGCGTGGTCGCCATGGCGAGCTGCCCCGTGCTCACGGTGCGGGGCAAGTAGGAGTGTGGGCATGAGGCGCGGCACCGCCCGGGTGGCGCGGGTGAGCCTCCTGGGAGTCGCCGCGCGGGGGCCCGACGCGCAAGGTGGGTAGCGCGGCGGGCACCATCAGCGCGGAGGGACTCGCGCGATATCTCCGGGGAGTCCTCGGCGGGCCGGTCGAGGTGCTCGCGCTCAGACCGCTCAAGGCGGCGGCGGCCGCACCGGGGGATCCCAAGGGATTCGGTTACGGCGTGCCGTTCGAGGTGGAATGCCTCATCGGCGGAACGGTGCGTTGCTTCGTGGTGGCCCGGACGCGCCCCGTCCAGGGCTTCGGCCACGACTACCCCGCGGACCGTGCCTGGCAGGCTCTCTACGCCCACAGCGCCTACAACGGCTTCCCACGGCACGTGAGGAGCGTGGACGTGGGGCTTGTCCGCCCCTCGGGCGAGCTCGTCTCGGCGGGCGACGCCGTGGAGTTCTTCCAGCTCGTCGAGAAGGCCGCCGGGACGCCGTACTGGCTGGACCTCGAGCGCCTGCTCGGGGCGACGGCTCGGGCCCTGGACACGGAGCGGGCGCGCGAGCTGGCACGGTTCCTCGCCGAGACCCACGCCACCAGGGGCTGCGAGCCGACCCTCTACCAGCGGCGGATCCGCGAGCTGGTGGGGCACGGGGAGTGCCTCATGGGCATCCTCGACAGCTACCCGCACCCCTTCCCGCTCCTGCCCCCCGAAGAGTGCGAGGCCCTGGAGCGCGCCGCCGTCTCCTGGCGCTGGCGGCTCCGCGGCCGCGCCGGGCGCCTCTCCTGGGTCCACGGCGACTTCCATCCGTGGAACCTCCTGTTCCGGGAGGGCACCGACTTCTCGGTGCTGGACCGGAGCCGCGGGGAGTGGGGGGAGCCCGCCGACGACGTGGCGGCGCTCTCGGTCAACTACCTCTTCTTCGGGCTCAGGCGGGCCGCGCAGGTGGGTGGAGCGGGCGTGGCGGAACCGTTCCGCGGGCTGTTCGGGACCTTCATGGACACCTACCTCGGCCAGAGCGGCGACGGCGAGCTGGGCGAGGTGCTCCCGCCATTCCTCGCCTTCCGGGCGCTGGTGATCGCCCATCCGCGCTGGTATCCCGCGCTGGACGACGAGACCCGGGCGGCGCTGCTGCGCTTCGCCCGGCTGCTGATGAGGGGCGGGGCGGTGGATCCGGCCGGGATCCCCGCGGTTTTCGACCCCGCGCCGTGAGCCGGGGAGAGAGGGCGTGAGCTGGGCGATCTGGATCACCGGGCTTCCCGGAAGCGGCAAGTCGGCGCTGGCGCGCCGCGCGGCCGAGAGGCTGCGGGAGCAGGGCGAGCCCGTCCACGTGCTGGAGCTGGACGAGATCAGGACCGTCCTGACCCCATCACCCGTCTACACCGAGGCGGAGCGCGACGTCGTCTATCACGCGCTGGTGTTCATGGCGGCGGCGCTCGCGGAGCATGGCGTCCCGGTGATCATCGACGCCACGGCACACCGGCGCGCCTGGCGGGAGCTGGCGCGCGCGCGGATCCGGTACTTCGCAGAGGTGCAGCTGTCCTGCCCGCTGGAGGTCTGTCGGGCGCGGGAGGCCCGCCGGAGAGGCGGGCACGCTCCGCGGGGAATCTACGCGCGGGCGGGACGGCCGGGAGCCGCGGTGCCTGGCGTCGACGTCCCCTACGAGCCCGCCGGCTTCCCGGAGCTCGTCGTGCGCACGGACGTCGAGGACCCCGGCACGGCGGCGGGGCGGGTCGTGACGCTGGCGCGCTCGCTGGGGTCCGCCGCCCCGCCGCGCCGGGCGCCCGGCGGCGCGGCCTGGGCGGTGTGGATCACGGGGAGACCGGGCAGCGGCAAGACCACGGTGGCGCGCGCCGTGCTCGAATGCCTCGCAGCGCGAGGGCTGTCCGTGAGGGGCCTCTCCGCGCCCGAGGTGCGCCAGGCGATCCTCGCTGACAGCCTCGGGCCGGCGGCGGGTCGTGAGATGATCCATCGCGTGCTCGCCTGCGCGGCCAAGGTGCTCACGGACGCCGGGGTGCCGGTCATCGTGGACGCGGGCGCCCCGCGCCGCGCGTGGCGCGACCTCGCGCGCGGGCTCATCCCGCGCTTCGCCGAGGTGCAGCTCGTCTGCCCGGGGGAGATCTGCACGGAGCGCGAGCGGGCCGCCCGGTGGGACCTGCGCTTCACCCGACCGGTCCACGCAGAGCGGCCGCCCGAGCCCCGGGGTGTCGAGATCGTGTCCGACTACGAGGAGTCCCTGCGGCCCGAGCTCAGACTGCAGACCCACGTGCAGGGTCTGTGGACCACCGTGGAAGAGGTGCTGCTCCTGATCCGTCGCCGGCTCATGGGACCGCCGTCCATCTTTCATGTCGGGAGGACCACGCCATGCGAGTGAGAGAGTTGATGACCGGCGCCCCGATCACCGTGACTCCAGAGGCTCCGGTGTT
This region of Candidatus Rokuibacteriota bacterium genomic DNA includes:
- a CDS encoding phosphotransferase, with product MGSAAGTISAEGLARYLRGVLGGPVEVLALRPLKAAAAAPGDPKGFGYGVPFEVECLIGGTVRCFVVARTRPVQGFGHDYPADRAWQALYAHSAYNGFPRHVRSVDVGLVRPSGELVSAGDAVEFFQLVEKAAGTPYWLDLERLLGATARALDTERARELARFLAETHATRGCEPTLYQRRIRELVGHGECLMGILDSYPHPFPLLPPEECEALERAAVSWRWRLRGRAGRLSWVHGDFHPWNLLFREGTDFSVLDRSRGEWGEPADDVAALSVNYLFFGLRRAAQVGGAGVAEPFRGLFGTFMDTYLGQSGDGELGEVLPPFLAFRALVIAHPRWYPALDDETRAALLRFARLLMRGGAVDPAGIPAVFDPAP
- a CDS encoding adenylyl-sulfate kinase, which gives rise to MSWAIWITGLPGSGKSALARRAAERLREQGEPVHVLELDEIRTVLTPSPVYTEAERDVVYHALVFMAAALAEHGVPVIIDATAHRRAWRELARARIRYFAEVQLSCPLEVCRAREARRRGGHAPRGIYARAGRPGAAVPGVDVPYEPAGFPELVVRTDVEDPGTAAGRVVTLARSLGSAAPPRRAPGGAAWAVWITGRPGSGKTTVARAVLECLAARGLSVRGLSAPEVRQAILADSLGPAAGREMIHRVLACAAKVLTDAGVPVIVDAGAPRRAWRDLARGLIPRFAEVQLVCPGEICTERERAARWDLRFTRPVHAERPPEPRGVEIVSDYEESLRPELRLQTHVQGLWTTVEEVLLLIRRRLMGPPSIFHVGRTTPCE
- a CDS encoding biotin--[acetyl-CoA-carboxylase] ligase, encoding MIATDLLSVEGIRRGLQAATVGRQLYLFGEVESTNVALRRLAREGAVEGTAVLAEAQRAGRGRLGRQWFSPSGVNLYASVLFRPRFAPRQAPCFSFIASLAAADAVKELGPSPAIKWPNDVLVERKKVAGSLVECVTRGDEIECLILGVGINVNVPLPVLRAALGPAGANATSLAAVLGREVDRNALAASYLTHLDAWARRHQAEGAEPIVAAWRERDILTGRRVEIRGEGEHFEGRAVGVDGDGHLLVDDPHGRRHLVLTEEVRILE
- a CDS encoding universal stress protein, with protein sequence MSTIRRILHPTDFSKASGAAFARAVEMARTNRAELLVAHVLTPAVPMVGDGYVSPKVYQEIEASARAAGQKHLGALVAKAKKAGARAKGLLLEGVPHDRIVRAAKAKRVDLVVMGTHGRTGLARFFLGSVAERVVAMASCPVLTVRGK